In Cyclobacteriaceae bacterium, the DNA window CGGCACGGCAACGGTGCCATGGCATTCTTAGCGGTGGTAATCGTGCTATTATTTTTATCAGGATGTTTGATTGCTGTTTTCTGACACATGGTTATCGGGGATTAATCGTTGTGCTGGAATTTTTCACGCCGTCGTTGAGTGGTAGCTCTTTCATCGTGTTGATGAATCCTTTGTCGGCCGTGAAGACATACCACAGCAGGCACAGGAAGAACAGGAAGAAGATCACAAAAGAGATCATTGGCCAGATGGCAATGTTATCGATGCTCTGAAGAATGTTATTGTACATGGCTTATGGGTTTTGATCTTTCGATGTTGTACTTGCTGTTTTATCAGCCTTGATATCTTTTCCAAGTCGCTGGAGGTAGGCGATGATAGCAACGATCTCCGCTTCCTGCATCACTTCAATGCCGTCCGCTTTGAGGTTATCGGCAATGCCTTTCGCCTGTGCATCAAGTTCATCGTTGGCAGTAGATTCATAATTTTCTGCATAGGGCACGCCAACGCGTCGAAGGGCTGTGATCTTTCCTGCCGTCTGTGTTTTATCAATTACCTGTTCAAACAGCCACGGATAAGGAGGCATGATCGACCCCGTTGAAACCGCATCGGGCGCAAGCAGGTGATTGTAATGCCATGCATTGGAATATTTTCCGCTGGTGCGCTGGAGGTCCGGGCCGGTGCGTTTGGATCCCCACAGGAAAGGATGATCATATACGTATTCGCCCGCCTTTGAATATTCACCATATCGCTCGGTCTCTGAGCGGAACGGACGGACCATCTGTGTGTGACAGTTCACGCAACCTTCCCGGATATAAATGTCCCGGCCGTGAAGCTCTAAAGGTGTATAAGGTTTTACACTGGCAATGGTCGGTATGTTTGATTTGATTAAGAATGTGGGTACCATTTCGATGGCACCCCCAATCAGTATAGCGACGAGTGAAAGAACAGTGAATAGTATCGGTTTATGTTCAAGTATCCGGTGATGCCATCCGCCAGAGGCTGGGGCACGATAAACTTTCGTTAACGGCGCCGCTTCTGCTTCTTCGTTGGCAATGAACGTACCGGCGTATGCTGTCTTGATAAGATTATAGGTCATGATGATGGCGCCCGTGAGATACAGGGCTCCGCCACAGGCGCGCAGCATGTGAAGGGGAAGAATCTGAACCGTTGTTTCAAGGAAGTTTTTATAGACGAGAAATCCTTCCGCATTAAACTCTTTCCACATGAGACTTTGCACTACTCCGGACACATACATTGGAACAGCGTAGAAGATAATGCCGAGCGTGCCAAGCCAGAAGTGAATGTTGGCAAGAGAAGTCGAATAGAGTTTGGTATTCCACATCCGCGGAACCATCCAGTACAGAATTCCAAAGATCAGAAAGCCATTCCATCCAAGTCCGCCCACGTGGACGTGTGCTACGATCCAGTCGGTAAAGTGAGCAATGGCGTTTACGTTCTTCAATGAAAGCAGCGGGCCTTCAAGTGTCGCCATACCGTAGGCAGTGACGGCAACGACCATG includes these proteins:
- the ccoN gene encoding cytochrome-c oxidase, cbb3-type subunit I, with protein sequence MELERFSYDNKVVKAFIIATVVFGLVGMLVGLTAAIQLFYPIFNFDTQYTTFGRIRPLHTNAIIFAFVGNAMFAGIYYSMQRLLKTRMFSDTLSWIHFWGWQLIILAAAISLPLGMTTSKEYAELEWPIDIAITVIWVVFGWNMIGTIIKRRERHMYVAIWFYIATFITVAVLHLVNSYEIPVTFFKSYSGYAGVQDALVQWWYGHNAVAFFLTTPYLGMMYYFLPKAANRPVYSYKLSIIHFWSLIFIYIWAGPHHLLYTSLPDWAQSLGVVFSIMLIAPSWGGMLNGLMTLRGAWDRVREEPVLKFMVVAVTAYGMATLEGPLLSLKNVNAIAHFTDWIVAHVHVGGLGWNGFLIFGILYWMVPRMWNTKLYSTSLANIHFWLGTLGIIFYAVPMYVSGVVQSLMWKEFNAEGFLVYKNFLETTVQILPLHMLRACGGALYLTGAIIMTYNLIKTAYAGTFIANEEAEAAPLTKVYRAPASGGWHHRILEHKPILFTVLSLVAILIGGAIEMVPTFLIKSNIPTIASVKPYTPLELHGRDIYIREGCVNCHTQMVRPFRSETERYGEYSKAGEYVYDHPFLWGSKRTGPDLQRTSGKYSNAWHYNHLLAPDAVSTGSIMPPYPWLFEQVIDKTQTAGKITALRRVGVPYAENYESTANDELDAQAKGIADNLKADGIEVMQEAEIVAIIAYLQRLGKDIKADKTASTTSKDQNP
- a CDS encoding cbb3-type cytochrome c oxidase subunit 3, which translates into the protein MYNNILQSIDNIAIWPMISFVIFFLFFLCLLWYVFTADKGFINTMKELPLNDGVKNSSTTINPR